Within Actinoplanes sp. L3-i22, the genomic segment CCAAACTGGCCCACGACCTCACCCGGCGCCGCTTCGGTGACAGGCCCGCCCGGCTGGCCGCCGCCGTGGCATACACCGGCACCGAGCTCGCCAAGGAACTGCCCTACTACCTGGCCGCGTTCGGTGCCGCCGTCGCGACCGACTCGATCACCACCGACCAGGCACTGATCTTCCTCGGCGGCGCCAACCTCGGCGCCGCGTTCTACGAAGGCGCGCTCGCCCGCCTCACCCGCACCGTCCTGCGCCGGCGCCGGCGGCACGCCTCGTTCGACACCGACTGGGTGCCGGCCGAGTACCTCACCGACTACTACCGCAGCGTCGAACCGGACGAGATCGCCACCATCGCGTTCCTCGTCGACGCGATGCGCCAGGCCGAACGTGACCAGCCGATCCTGTACTTCGGGACCGGCCCGACCCTGCACCACGTGTTCGCGTGCGCGGAGAGGGCCTCCGAGATCCACCTGGGCGACTATCTCCCCGAGAACCTGGCCGAGATCCGGCGGTGGATCGAGCGGGCCCCGGGCGCCCACGACTGGCGGCCGTTCGTCCGCTACACCCTGCAGTGCGAGGGCAACACCTGTCCGACCGACGACGAGGTGACCGCGCGCGAAGACCTCACCCGGGCAAAGATCACCACCCTCGTGCGGGTGGACGCCCGCCATCCCCGCCCGGTGAACCGGAGCTACCCGACGGTGGTCAGTGCCTACTGCGCGGACTCGGCGACCGGCGACCGCGCCACCTGGCACCTGTTCATGCGCCACATCACCGGCCTGGTCCAGCCCGGCGGCCTGTTCCTGACCGCGGCGCTGCGCCGCTGCCGCGGCTACACCGTCGGCGGCAAGACCTTCCCCGGCGCCGACATCGACGAACGCGACCTACGAGGCGCCCTGCGACCCGACTTCGAGCCGCTGCACGAGGGCATCGAGGTCATCCCGACCGCCCAGCACGGCTCGCACGGCTACGCCGCGATCCTGCTCTGCCAGGCCCGCCGCGCCTGATCCGATCTGCTCAACCTTTGTCCAGCTGGCTCAGCGCCGAGGCTGCCCAGCCGGTCGGGTCGGCGCCGGGCGGCACGAAGGTCAGGGTCTGCCAGAGCACCACGATGTCCCACCAGGCCGCCTCCACCGGGCTGAACCGGCGCACGGACTCGTAGCCGGCGCGGAACCGCGCGTGCACCGCGACCGGCACCGGGCCCCAGTCGTGGTAGCGGGTGCCGAGCAGGACCGCCGACCGAGCCGCCTCGACGACCCGGTGGTCCTGCCGGGCCTCCTCGAAGTCCAGAACCGCGACGATCTCGGTTCCGGCGCACAGGATGTTGGCCGCCCGGAAGTCGGAGTGCAGGAGCTGCCGGGGCAGCGGGTCGGCGGGCGCGGCGGCGACCAGGGCACGCAGGGCGTCGCGGGCGCTCGCCGGCACCTGCCCGGCGTCTGTGTCGAGCCAGCCGGTGACCCGAGCCGTCAGCGGTTTGCCGGGAACGGAGTAGGTGGAGGCGGGATCCGGGTCGGGCTGCGGGCAGGCTGCCAGTTCCTGCTGCAGCCGGGCCAGCAGCGCGCCGGCCGCCCACACCTGGGCCGGGTCGGCGGTGTCGAGGAGCTCGCCCGCGATCACCCGCTGCAGGCCCATCGAGACTCGACCGGCCTCGACCTGAAGGCGGCCGTCCCGCGCCGGGACGGGTGCCGAGACCGGCAGGCCCTGGCCGTCCAGCCAACTCGTGAGCCGCGCGATCGCCGCCAGCCGCGGGAAGCGGTCGGGCACCACCGACCATTTCGCGAGCATCCGG encodes:
- the gntF gene encoding guanitoxin biosynthesis pre-guanitoxin forming N-methyltransferase GntF, coding for MSPTAAWAVSLAATAASTYALDAWAAAVGAALVASGWLADLDHRAVVAFLLASYAVWAFGLRANLRANASLLAATGTSTNVLSKLAHDLTRRRFGDRPARLAAAVAYTGTELAKELPYYLAAFGAAVATDSITTDQALIFLGGANLGAAFYEGALARLTRTVLRRRRRHASFDTDWVPAEYLTDYYRSVEPDEIATIAFLVDAMRQAERDQPILYFGTGPTLHHVFACAERASEIHLGDYLPENLAEIRRWIERAPGAHDWRPFVRYTLQCEGNTCPTDDEVTAREDLTRAKITTLVRVDARHPRPVNRSYPTVVSAYCADSATGDRATWHLFMRHITGLVQPGGLFLTAALRRCRGYTVGGKTFPGADIDERDLRGALRPDFEPLHEGIEVIPTAQHGSHGYAAILLCQARRA
- a CDS encoding phosphotransferase: MAESHAPALEMLWEAHDPGDTLDRRFGFGDGESAGRWVADMLGEHWGVRVDSCERIVMSSGNALAWVGTPGGRMLAKWSVVPDRFPRLAAIARLTSWLDGQGLPVSAPVPARDGRLQVEAGRVSMGLQRVIAGELLDTADPAQVWAAGALLARLQQELAACPQPDPDPASTYSVPGKPLTARVTGWLDTDAGQVPASARDALRALVAAAPADPLPRQLLHSDFRAANILCAGTEIVAVLDFEEARQDHRVVEAARSAVLLGTRYHDWGPVPVAVHARFRAGYESVRRFSPVEAAWWDIVVLWQTLTFVPPGADPTGWAASALSQLDKG